One Coffea arabica cultivar ET-39 chromosome 5c, Coffea Arabica ET-39 HiFi, whole genome shotgun sequence DNA window includes the following coding sequences:
- the LOC113743813 gene encoding CBS domain-containing protein CBSX5 — MAAGLLAHEVADLCLGKPPLKSLSISATVADALTALKASDENWISVWSCDHHSNKNSFNVNEDCVCIGKICMVDIICYLCEEENLCCPSLALQSPVSALLSKVPCLVRHVEPSSSIVEAIDLIIQGAQNLVVPIKSRITGSSRRKLLQKSTSVTPTIHNGREFCWLTQEDVIRFLLNSIGLFSPIAALSIERLGIISSEFMAVTYHSRASSAIGAIAQALSDQTSVAVVDDDGFLIGEISPFTLACCDESVAAAITTLSASDLMAYIDCGGPPEDIVRLVIARLKERDLQGMLDEFMIDSSNISSNSSSSSDEEFSSSTTTLSRLGRLNRSSSYSARMMRRAEAIVCHPGSSLVAVMIQALAHRVNFVWVIEEDGSVVGIVTFSDILGVFREHLDSMV, encoded by the exons ATGGCAGCTGGTTTGTTGGCTCATGAGGTAGCTGACCTCTGTTTAGGAAAGCCACCCCTGAAATCTCTTTCCATTTCGGCCACTGTTGCTGATGCTTTGACTGCTCTCAAGGCTTCCGATGAGAACTGGATCAGTGTATGGAGCTGCGACCACCACTCCAACAAGAACAGCTTCAATGTGAATGAGGATTGTGTCTGTATTGGAAAAATTTGCATGGTTGATATCATTTGTTATCTTTGTGAAGAAGAGAACCTTTGTTGCCCTTCTTTGGCTCTGCAGTCTCCTGTTTCTGCATTGCTGTCAAAGGTTCCTTGCTTGGTGAGGCACGTGGAACCCTCTTCAAG CATAGTCGAAGCTATTGATCTGATCATTCAAGGGGCTCAGAATCTTGTTGTCCCTATAAAGAGCAGAATTACTGGaagctcaagaaggaaattACTCCAAAAATCAACCTCAGTCACTCCCACGATACACAATGGCCGTGAATTTTGTTGGTTAACACAAGAGGATGTGATCAGATTCCTTCTCAACTCCATTGGCCTTTTCTCGCCAATTGCTGCACTTTCAATTGAAAGACTTGGGATTATTAGCTCCGAATTTATGGCCGTAACGTACCACTCGCGGGCCTCATCAGCGATTGGAGCAATTGCACAAGCCCTCAGCGATCAAACATCAGTGGCTGTTGTTGATGATGACGGATTTTTGATAGGAGAGATTTCTCCCTTCACCCTTGCTTGCTGCGACGAGTCCGTGGCAGCTGCAATCACAACCCTCTCCGCAAGTGATCTGATGGCCTATATAGATTGCGGGGGTCCACCTGAGGACATTGTGAGGCTTGTGATTGCAAGGTTGAAGGAGAGAGATCTCCAGGGAATGTTAGATGAGTTCATGATCGATTCGTCTAACATTTCCTCTAACTCCTCATCTTCATCTGACGAGGAGTTCTCATCCTCAACCACGACGTTGTCACGGTTGGGGAGACTTAATAGGTCTAGTAGTTACTCAGCTAGGATGATGAGAAGGGCCGAGGCAATAGTTTGCCATCCAGGAAGCTCTTTGGTGGCTGTGATGATTCAGGCACTTGCGCATCGCGTAAATTTCGTTTGGGTGATTGAAGAGGATGGCAGTGTGGTTGGAATCGTCACATTTTCAGACATTTTGGGGGTTTTCCGCGAACATCTGGATTCCATGGTTTAA